One Natrinema halophilum genomic window carries:
- the folP gene encoding dihydropteroate synthase, whose protein sequence is MEYHEAADFCFDLRRFRPKPGTESTARLLSHLENPHADVDCVQIAGSNGKGSTARMLERTLREAGYSVGLYTSPHLEDLRERIRVDGRKIPQTAVCDYVDAVRDYITERAADGESPTFFETMTAMALWQFGREDVDIAVLEVGIGGKYDATSVVDPVASAVTSVTLEHTGILGDTEAEIARDKAHVAPDGDPLVTGVTGDSLEAVRDVAGEVVTVGTAPEADDASETVDATDGRSVPDIRVTYGGRTNHTEAAVSIEADDWHVETRIPLLGEYQAVNAGIAAAIATQVGDVSTADLENGLRSAHWPGRFEVMDTEPLVVLDGAHNPGACEQLAETLGTYDFDRLHVVFGAMHDKDHRAMAAALPTPDAIVTTEPSLERAEDRAVLAEAFADAGASTVRTEAAVQDALATALDAAESDDCVLVTGSLFAVAEARSRWTRTDVPKRVRDLSDARETLEDANVAAGDVERLDGDAVHRVVRTALRDRQATVLQEELLRLGGECALSGLDRDDEAVDAVLMGTLAQFEALVEVLENRSRPHGLADVARELRTTLEIDAGAADVADDETAPETERVPTERRTVGWSRSSARTTGDSTEATFPWADRPSVMGILNVTPDSFHDGGRYDALEDAVARARAMVDADVDVIDVGGESTRPGADPVSIDEELDRVVPVIERIADLDALISVDTRRAAVADAALEAGADIINDVSGLEDPKMRFVAADHDAGLVVMHSIDAPVVPDRDVEYDDVVADVIDHLSERVLLAEKAGLDRDRIIVDPGIGFGKSAAESFELLDRIDEFHALGCPVLFGHSHKSMFAQIGRDPGERLEATVAATALAADRGADIVRVHDGAENVAAVRTALATRNPERFDWQS, encoded by the coding sequence ATGGAGTATCACGAGGCGGCGGACTTCTGTTTCGATCTCCGGCGGTTCCGCCCGAAGCCGGGCACCGAGTCGACGGCCCGGCTGCTATCCCACCTCGAGAACCCACACGCTGACGTCGACTGCGTCCAGATCGCCGGCTCCAACGGCAAAGGGAGCACGGCCCGGATGCTCGAGCGAACCCTGCGCGAGGCCGGCTACTCCGTCGGTCTCTACACCTCGCCCCACCTCGAGGATCTCCGCGAGCGAATCCGCGTCGACGGCCGGAAAATTCCACAGACTGCCGTCTGCGACTACGTCGACGCCGTCCGCGACTACATCACGGAGCGGGCGGCCGACGGCGAGTCCCCGACCTTCTTCGAGACGATGACCGCCATGGCGCTGTGGCAGTTCGGCCGCGAAGACGTCGACATCGCCGTCCTCGAGGTCGGTATCGGCGGGAAGTACGACGCCACGAGCGTCGTCGATCCGGTCGCAAGTGCGGTGACGAGCGTCACGCTCGAACACACGGGTATCCTCGGCGACACCGAAGCCGAAATCGCCCGCGATAAGGCCCACGTCGCCCCGGACGGTGACCCGCTCGTGACCGGCGTCACCGGCGACTCGCTCGAGGCGGTCCGCGACGTCGCTGGCGAGGTCGTGACGGTGGGAACGGCTCCGGAGGCGGACGACGCGAGCGAGACTGTGGATGCCACGGACGGACGCTCCGTGCCGGACATCCGCGTCACGTACGGCGGTCGGACGAACCACACCGAGGCCGCCGTTTCGATCGAGGCGGACGACTGGCACGTCGAGACGCGGATTCCGCTGCTTGGCGAATACCAGGCCGTCAACGCCGGCATCGCCGCCGCGATCGCAACGCAGGTCGGCGACGTATCGACCGCCGACCTCGAGAACGGACTCCGAAGCGCCCACTGGCCGGGCCGGTTCGAGGTGATGGACACCGAGCCGCTGGTCGTGTTAGACGGTGCGCACAACCCGGGTGCCTGCGAGCAACTCGCCGAAACGCTCGGGACGTACGATTTCGACCGACTCCACGTCGTCTTCGGGGCGATGCACGACAAGGATCACCGCGCGATGGCCGCTGCGCTACCCACGCCCGACGCCATCGTCACGACTGAACCGTCGCTCGAGCGCGCCGAGGACCGTGCGGTACTCGCCGAGGCGTTCGCCGACGCCGGTGCGAGCACGGTTCGGACCGAGGCCGCAGTACAGGACGCCCTCGCGACCGCACTCGACGCGGCCGAGAGCGACGACTGCGTGCTCGTCACCGGCTCCCTGTTTGCCGTCGCGGAAGCGCGCTCGCGGTGGACTCGCACCGACGTACCGAAGCGTGTCAGGGACCTCTCTGACGCCCGCGAGACGCTCGAGGATGCGAACGTCGCCGCGGGTGACGTCGAACGGCTCGACGGCGATGCCGTCCACCGAGTCGTCAGGACGGCGCTCCGAGACCGGCAAGCGACGGTCCTGCAGGAGGAACTGCTTCGTCTCGGTGGCGAATGCGCCCTTTCGGGACTCGATCGCGACGACGAGGCGGTCGACGCCGTTTTGATGGGGACGCTCGCCCAGTTCGAGGCCCTCGTCGAGGTCCTCGAGAATCGTTCGCGACCCCACGGGCTGGCCGACGTCGCCCGCGAGTTACGCACCACGCTCGAAATCGATGCTGGCGCTGCCGACGTCGCCGATGACGAAACGGCACCAGAAACCGAGAGGGTTCCGACGGAACGACGAACCGTGGGCTGGTCCCGTTCATCCGCTCGAACGACAGGCGATTCGACCGAGGCCACGTTCCCCTGGGCGGACCGTCCGTCGGTGATGGGTATTCTGAACGTCACCCCGGATAGCTTCCACGATGGGGGTCGATACGACGCCCTCGAGGACGCCGTGGCCCGCGCCAGGGCGATGGTCGACGCCGACGTCGACGTGATCGACGTCGGCGGGGAGTCGACGCGGCCGGGTGCAGATCCCGTCTCGATCGACGAGGAACTGGATCGAGTCGTGCCTGTGATCGAGCGAATCGCCGATCTCGACGCGCTGATTTCGGTCGACACTCGCCGGGCGGCGGTCGCTGACGCGGCACTCGAGGCGGGTGCGGACATCATCAACGACGTCTCCGGGCTCGAGGACCCCAAGATGCGCTTCGTTGCCGCCGACCACGACGCTGGACTGGTGGTGATGCACAGTATCGACGCACCGGTCGTGCCCGACCGCGACGTCGAGTACGACGACGTCGTCGCGGACGTGATCGATCACCTTTCCGAGCGAGTCTTGCTCGCCGAGAAGGCCGGCCTCGACCGCGACCGAATCATCGTCGACCCCGGCATCGGCTTCGGCAAGTCCGCGGCCGAAAGCTTCGAACTACTCGACCGGATCGACGAGTTCCACGCGCTGGGGTGTCCGGTGCTGTTCGGGCACTCCCACAAGAGCATGTTCGCCCAGATCGGTCGCGATCCCGGCGAGCGACTCGAGGCCACCGTCGCGGCCACCGCCCTCGCGGCCGACCGGGGGGCCGACATCGTCCGGGTCCACGACGGCGCCGAGAACGTCGCCGCGGTTCGGACGGCGCTGGCGACGCGGAACCCGGAGCGATTCGACTGGCAGTCTTAA
- a CDS encoding cupin domain-containing protein has product MPATDFDTERTYGEDRFTTRSVFRSDRTKVVLGYFEPGQFIPVHAPGSDVVISVRSGTGVVREGETDHVVGPDDVVVVEADVERGVRADEDGRLEALLVTSPPPTNAEHDPVREGLQREVFDP; this is encoded by the coding sequence ATGCCAGCGACCGATTTCGACACCGAACGAACGTACGGCGAGGACCGATTCACCACCCGCTCCGTCTTTCGAAGCGACCGGACAAAGGTCGTTCTCGGCTACTTCGAGCCGGGACAGTTCATTCCGGTTCACGCGCCCGGAAGCGACGTCGTAATCAGCGTTCGGTCGGGAACCGGCGTCGTTCGCGAGGGGGAGACGGACCACGTCGTCGGGCCCGACGACGTGGTCGTCGTCGAAGCCGACGTCGAACGAGGCGTGCGCGCCGACGAGGACGGCCGACTCGAAGCGCTGCTGGTGACGAGTCCGCCGCCGACCAATGCCGAACACGATCCCGTTCGAGAGGGCCTGCAACGCGAGGTGTTCGATCCCTGA
- a CDS encoding ABC transporter ATP-binding protein encodes MSPVDALAIETENLTKRYGETTAVSDLTMDVERGSVYGFLGPNGAGKTTTMRILTTLTKPTSGTARVAGHPITDRESVTPHIGYLPEEPPIYDELTGREQLEYAAGLRDIPENVATERIESMLERFDLLADANKRIEDYSKGMRQKVGVIQAVLHEPDVAFLDEPTSGLDPRAARTMRDTIADLADREMTIFLSTHILPVVDELADEIGVLHDGTLVAEGDPETLKTRAETGDARSLEDAFLEITRQPSEDGLREPPAE; translated from the coding sequence ATGAGCCCTGTCGACGCCCTCGCTATCGAAACCGAAAATCTGACCAAACGATACGGCGAGACGACGGCCGTTTCGGATCTGACGATGGACGTCGAGCGAGGATCGGTGTACGGCTTTCTCGGACCGAACGGCGCTGGCAAGACGACCACGATGCGGATACTGACGACGCTGACGAAGCCGACGTCGGGCACGGCCCGCGTCGCGGGTCACCCGATTACGGACCGGGAATCCGTCACGCCTCACATCGGTTACCTCCCCGAAGAGCCACCAATCTACGACGAACTCACCGGCCGGGAACAACTCGAGTACGCCGCCGGTCTCCGCGATATCCCCGAGAACGTGGCGACGGAGCGCATCGAATCCATGCTCGAGCGCTTCGACCTACTGGCGGACGCGAACAAGCGCATCGAAGACTACTCGAAGGGGATGCGCCAGAAGGTCGGCGTCATCCAGGCGGTCTTGCACGAACCGGATGTCGCCTTCCTCGACGAACCCACGAGCGGCCTCGACCCTCGCGCGGCCCGGACCATGCGGGATACGATCGCCGACCTCGCAGATCGGGAGATGACGATTTTCCTTTCGACGCACATCCTTCCCGTCGTCGACGAACTGGCCGACGAAATCGGCGTTTTGCACGATGGGACGCTCGTCGCCGAGGGCGACCCTGAGACGCTCAAGACTCGCGCCGAGACCGGCGACGCGCGCAGTCTCGAGGATGCGTTTCTCGAAATCACTCGCCAACCGAGCGAAGACGGACTTCGAGAGCCACCCGCCGAGTGA